The proteins below come from a single Zea mays cultivar B73 chromosome 8, Zm-B73-REFERENCE-NAM-5.0, whole genome shotgun sequence genomic window:
- the LOC103635874 gene encoding receptor like protein 29 has translation MAPPAPSSRTTLSRAVLYLLLLLSLQVAAPAAAAMDPAERETLLRVMESVSADRDWREAAGADPCSAPWPGLECRPGTAAARMHVARLDFGVPPHPTCRDTATFPLAAFALPELRSLFLVGCFRNPRAVAAFTLPPASNLSASRLQQLSVRSNPSLAGALPPQLARLRSLRVLTVSQNALVRGAVPEGIGDLAGLVHLDLSYNSLTGPIPARLGGLRGLVGLDLSYNSFSGPIPGRLGDLAQLQKLDLSSNNLTGGVPAAVTRLRALTFLALANNGLRGRLPAGLSALRDLQYLILENNPMGGVPLPPELGNIPRLQELRLANSGYSGPIPDTFRLLSSLTTLSLENNNLTGRIPPGLSRLKRMYHLNLSKNGLDGVVPFDAAFLRRLGRNLDLSGNPGLCVTNRAVMPGVGVGVCGDDVVDCERSAAAESSVVGRVVRGEVTTGRWPAGLLRPAAVALCSCLLL, from the coding sequence ATGGCGCCGCCGGCACCGTCCTCCAGGACGACCCTCTCCCGCGCGGTTCTgtacctcctcctcctcctgtccCTGCAGGTCGCCGCGCCCGCTGCCGCGGCCATGGACCCCGCCGAGCGGGAGACGCTGCTCCGCGTCATGGAGTCCGTCTCCGCCGACCGCGACTGGCGCGAGGCCGCCGGCGCCGACCCCTGCAGCGCGCCGTGGCCGGGGCTCGAGTGCAGGCCCGGGACCGCGGCGGCGCGGATGCACGTCGCGCGCCTTGACTTCGGCGTGCCGCCCCACCCGACGTGCAGGGACACGGCCACGTTCCCGCTCGCCGCGTTCGCGCTGCCGGAGCTGCGGTCGCTGTTCCTCGTCGGCTGCTTCAGGAACCCCCGCGCCGTCGCCGCCTTCACCTTACCGCCGGCGTCCAACCTCTCGGCGTCGCGCCTGCAGCAGCTCAGCGTGCGCTCCAACCCGTCGCTGGCCGGCGCGCTGCCGCCGCAGctggcccgcctccgctcgctccGGGTGCTCACCGTGTCCCAGAACGCGCTCGTCCGCGGCGCCGTCCCGGAGGGCATCGGCGACCTCGCCGGCCTCGTGCACCTCGACCTCAGCTACAACTCCCTCACCGGCCCGATCCCGGCCCGGCTCGGCGGTCTGCGCGGCCTCGTCGGCCTCGACCTCAGCTACAACTCCTTCTCCGGCCCcatcccgggccgcctcggcgacCTCGCCCAGCTGCAGAAGCTGGACCTCAGCTCCAACAACCTCACCGGCGGCGTCCCGGCCGCCGTCACCCGCCTCAGGGCTCTCACCTTCCTGGCGCTCGCCAACAACGGGCTGCGCGGCCGCCTCCCCGCCGGCCTCTCCGCCCTCCGCGACCTGCAGTACCTCATCTTGGAGAACAACCCGATGGGCGGCGTCCCGCTGCCGCCCGAGCTGGGCAACATCCCCAGGCTCCAGGAGCTCCGGCTGGCCAACTCCGGCTACTCGGGCCCCATACCGGACACGTTCCGCCTCCTGTCCAGCCTCACCACGCTGTCGCTGGAGAACAACAACCTCACCGGGCGGATCCCGCCGGGGCTCAGCCGTCTCAAGCGCATGTACCACCTCAACCTGAGCAAGAACGGGCTGGACGGCGTCGTCCCTTTCGACGCCGCGTTcctcaggcggctcggccggaacCTGGACCTGAGCGGCAACCCGGGGCTGTGCGTCACCAACCGGGCCGTCATGCCGGGCGTGGGCGTCGGAGTCTGCGGCGACGACGTCGTCGACTGCGAACGGTCCGCCGCCGCGGAGAGCTCGGTCGTCGGGAGAGTGGTCAGGGGAGAGGTGACGACGGGTCGCTGGCCGGCCGGGCTGCTCAGGCCCGCCGCGGTTGCGCTGTGCAGCTGCCTTTTGCTCTGA